A window of Paenibacillus phoenicis genomic DNA:
CCCGAACTGTTCGAGTTGTATGACAAAGGGAAATCGATCGATATGATCGCCAAATCGACGGGCTTCCAACGGGGGGAGGTTCAGCTGATCCTGCAGCTGGCCAAGAAGGAGGAGTCCCGATGATGAAAAACCGCCAGTTTATGCTTGGTTTGGGATGCGGACTCATCGCCGGGGCTTTGCTTCTGCAGCTCATGCTGATTGGACAAGGCAGCAACAATGATCTCCATTCGAAGGAACAGATCGAACGTGCTGCTGTGCTGGCCGGTTTAAAGGTCGTAGAGGCGGATCAGGAGTTGTTGACGGAAGAGGAATGGATGGAGCGTTCCGGACTAGCATCCGATTCGGCTGGGAATGAGGACGAGAACGGTGATGTAACGCCGGCCGATCCAAAGCAGCCAGATGCACCTGCGTCTCCCGAAGCTCCGGACGCACCAGAAGCAGGGGAAGGATCTACTTCTTCGGACGCCAAGGTCGGAGGAACGAACGAACCCGCTTCCCCGAACCCGCCTCAGCCAGCGACGGTGGAATACAAGATTGTTGCTGGGACAACGCTGGAAGGCGTAGCTCAAGGCCTGGAGCAAGCTGGGGTGATTGAGGATCAGGATGCGTTTCTGAAATCCGCGATCAATAAGAAAATCAACCGTAAGGTTCGCGCAGGCACCTATACTTTTCAAGTTGGCGAAAGTTATGATTCGATCATTTCAAAAATCTCCATAAAGGCTTCCGGGAGCAAATAGAATAGATGTATAAAAAGGCACCTCGGGTGCCTTTTTATGTTGCTGTCATTTTGCGTCAAACTTCGGTTGCATCCCTATTTTAGTTATGGTATATTAATTGACGGTGTTATAACGCACGCAGGATGATTTCGCTAAGGGTGCTCACGATTAGAGGGAGTCTTAGCGGGAAATGAAACCTGCGGAGGAAGCATCAAAAAAACCAAACTAGGAGGTGCGTGAAGATGGCAGTAATCTCCATGAAACAACTGCTTGAAGCAGGTGTTCATTTCGGTCACCAGACTCGTCGCTGGAATCCGAAAATGGATCGTTATATCTTCACCGAAAGAAACGGTATTTACATCATTGACCTGCAAAAAACGGTCAAGAAAGTGGAAGAAGCTTATAACTTCGTAAAACGCATTGCTGAAGAGAATGGCACCATTCTGTTCGTGGGCACGAAGAAACAAGCTCAAGATTCTGTAAAAGAAGAAGCTGAGCGCGCTGGTCAATTCTACATTAACCAACGTTGGCTGGGCGGTACGCTGACGAACTTCCAAACGATCCAAAAACGGATCGAACGTTTGAAACAACTCGAAACTTGGGAAGAAGACGGCACGTTCTCCGTATTGCCGAAGAAAGAAGTTATCATTCTTCGCAAAGAGAAAGAACGTCTTGAGAAATTCCTGGGCGGGATCAAGAACATGAAGAGCTTGCCAAGCGCTCTGTTCGTTATCGATCCTCGCAAAGAACGTATCGCAGTTGCCGAAGCTCGCAAATTGGGTATCCCGATTGTGGGTATCGTCGACACGAACTGCGATCCGGACGAAATCGACTACGTCATTCCGGGTAACGACGACGCGATCCGCGCCGTAAAACTGTTGACGGGTAAAATGGCGGATGCCGTGATCGAAGCTCATCAAGGCGAACAAACGACGGCTTAATGGCTTTGGCCATACGCTAAATCGA
This region includes:
- the rpsB gene encoding 30S ribosomal protein S2 — translated: MAVISMKQLLEAGVHFGHQTRRWNPKMDRYIFTERNGIYIIDLQKTVKKVEEAYNFVKRIAEENGTILFVGTKKQAQDSVKEEAERAGQFYINQRWLGGTLTNFQTIQKRIERLKQLETWEEDGTFSVLPKKEVIILRKEKERLEKFLGGIKNMKSLPSALFVIDPRKERIAVAEARKLGIPIVGIVDTNCDPDEIDYVIPGNDDAIRAVKLLTGKMADAVIEAHQGEQTTA